In Prochlorococcus marinus XMU1406, the genomic stretch CGTGACTCAATAGAGGGCGAACTCTCAACACCTACTGGCATTGCTTTGATTGCTAATTTAGTCGACTCTCTAGAAGTCCCATCAAAATATTCTATTAACTCTTATGGAGTAGGAATTGGTAACCTAAAATTTCCATTCCCTAATTTGGTAAGAGTTTATAAAGTTACTTCATTTGAGGTTTCTTCTTTTAATGAACAGATTAATCCAAAGTGTGAAGATATATCTGTTCAAGAAGCATGGATTGATGACCAAACACCCGAAGATATATCTAATTTTGTAGAAAAACTAAGAATTGAGGGAGCTTACGACGTTTCTTATCAAGCTATCAATATGAAAAAAAATAGAATTGGTTTTTCTATTCAAGCAATCTTGCCCATAGAGAAAAAAGAATTTTTTAGGCGATTATGGTTTGATTATTCCAACACTATTGGGGTTCGTGAAAGGACCCAATCTAGGTGGATATTACTTAGACGCAGAGGAGAATGTTCAACTACTTTTGGAAATATAAAAGTTAAACAAACTTTGAAACCAGATGGATCTATAACCTTGAAACCAGAAAATGATGAGGTTTTGAGATTGAAATTAAAGCATAAAATATCAACTTACGAAATAAGAAAAATAATAAAAGAGTCAAGTAAGAACTTTAAAGCATTTGAAAACTGGAAATGAGATTTAATAAAAGTAATCAAACATATTGGAAATTTCTTAAAAAAATTAATTTTGGTGGTTTGAAGAGTATTTTTTTTATTTTAAGCCTTTTATATTTTTGCATTTATTTTTTTTATAATATTGATCAAATTTCTTTTGTTATCAATTTAGAAAAAAATGGAATTGATTTCTTTTTATCATTTTTATGTTGTGTTTTAAGTGTCTATCTTAACGCTTGTGCATGGAAATATATAGTTAAATGGTTCGGGAAAGAATTTAAAAGTAATAACCTAGTCTCTTTTTATGTTTTAACCAATATTCTTAAATACGTTCCAGGAGGGGTTTGGCATTTTGTTGAAAGATTTAATTTTATAAAAAAAATAAGTAATCCCCAGATTGCTTTGTATTCGACACTTATAGAACCTTATTTTATGTTGAGTGCATCTTTTCTCTTGGCAACAATGGGATTGATTTATTCACCACTTTATTTTTTTTTAATTTTTCCTTTAGTATTCTTAAATAGGAAATTAATTTATCTTGTATTAAAAAGAATAGGGTCTCTTAAGGGCAAATTATTTAAGGTTTTGAGACTTCCAAATTCAAAGGACCAATTTGAAGAGAGAATAAATATAATTTCTTTTTTCCCTACTCGAGCTTTATTACTTGAAATTGGTTTTGTTTTATCTAAATTTTTTGGTTTTTATATTTGCTTAAATACTTTTTATACAAGTAACACTCTGAACAGCATATTTTTATTAGTTATCTTTTCTTTATCATGGTCTTTAGGCTTAGTAGTCCCAACAGCTCCAGGAGGAGTTGGAGTTTTTGAAGCTTGCCTCCTATTTTTGGTTGGCAAAAGTATTCCTCAAAATATAATTCTCATTACCTTAATTTATTTTAGGATTATATCAACCTCGGCAGATTTGTTGTTAAGCTTCCCTTTTTTAATAAGAAAACTTTCTAAAAGAATTTAGTTTTTTTTCTCCAAACTTGGTATCAATGTAATTGATGCAATAAGGCCTAAAGTCATGATAAGAATGGCTGGTAATATTGCCTCTACCATTCTTTCATCTCCAGCATATTGATATATTCTCACGGATAATGTATCAAAATCGAATGGTCTTAAAATAAAGGTTATGGGTAATTCTTTTATCGTGTCTACAAAGACTAAAAGTGAGCCTACGAATATTGGACCCTGTAGAAGAGGGAGATGAATTCTTTTGATGATTCCCAGCCAATCCTCTCCTAATCCAAGTGCTGCTTCATCAAGACTAGGAGAGATTCTCTCAAGGCTTGAATCAATAGAACCCTTAGAAATAGTTAGAAATCTGACAAGATAACCCCAAATAAGTAAGCAAATTGCAATGAAATTAAATTTTGAAGAAGCAATGCTTATTAAAGATAAAGCTAATACAGTGCCTGGAATTGCGTAACCTATTCCAGCAATGTTTGTTATTAGTCCTAGCAAAAAGCTTTTATTTGGGCGTCTGGCTAATGAAATTATTAAGGAGAATAGCATCGTTATTAATGCAGTAAAAAATCCTAGACTAATTGTCCTGAATGATAGAGTAAATAATTCTGCAGATAACCCTTTTTCAATTTGATCGATATTGAGCAGAACCCATAAACATGGAATTCCAAAAGAGAAAATTGGAGGAAATAAAGATATGGTTATTGCTAAAAGAGCTCTAGTTCTTTTTAATTCCCACCCTTGAGAATCTTTTGATGCAGGATTTTCACTCCACCTCTTTGATTTTCTTCTCGAAAATTTTTCAAAAATAATTAAAGTGAAAATTATTATTAAGGCTACCAAAGATAGTCCAATAGCACTTTTTGGGTTTCCCTCAATTATCCAATTTTCGGCTATACCTGTAGAAATACTTGGAATATTTAATAATGCAAATGTACCTAACTCATTCATTATTTCCATACACATTAAACTTATTCCTGTTATTAGTGCTGGTAACGCCATTGGGAAAGCGATTTTAAAGAAGCTCCACCATGGCCCAACTCCTAATCCTCTACTAGCGTTGATTTGGTTAACTCCAAATTTATTAAAACTTTCGTTGGCAAGAATGAATACATATGGATAAGTAGAAATTGAAAGTATTAATACTCCCCACCATAATCCTGTTACTTGATACCCAAAAATACTTCCTAAATCCTGCAAAATAGCTGTAATTAAGTATGCTGGGGCGGCTAGTGGAATTAGCTGGCAAATTCGGAGAACTTTTCTGAACTTAAAATCACAATTTGAAAGTAACCATCCATTCAAAGTGCCTAATCCTCCCCCAAACAAACTAGTGAGAACTAAAACTTTTAAAGTTTCTAATACCTCTTCTCCTCCAGCAATACCTAATGAAAAATTCCCACTTAAAACATATTGGACTCCTTCAAGAAGAAAATTGGAAATTGGAATGATTACTAAGAGTGCAAAAATAAACGAAGTAAAATAAAAAAGTTTTAATTCGGTTACTGCTTTTTTGAATCCTTTAATAAGTATTTTCAAAAATTAATTAAACCCTAAAATGTTTACTCTAATCTGTACTAAATCTACACGATGAAAGTTGATTCTTAATAGTTTGATGATCTAAGTTTTTCCCTATTAATACTATCTTGTTAGATTTTTCTTTTGTCCATTCTTCATCATCTAGAGAAAATCGTTTTCCAGATAGGTGAAAAATATGTTTCCTTTCACTTTCCATAAACCATAATATTCCTTTCGCCCTAAATACATTTTGTGAGATTTGATTATCTAAGAAATATTGAAACTTCCTCAAGGAAAATGGTTCAAATGTCTCATAAGAAACTGATGTAAACCCTTCTATATTATTGACCAAATCGTGTGAATGAGAAGAGTGATCGTGTGAATGTGAAGAGTGATCGTGTGAATGTGAAGAGTGATTGTGTGAATGAGAAGAGTGATCGTGTGAATGAGAAGAGTGATCGTGTGAATGAGAAGAGTGATCGTGTAAATTGTCTTTTACATCTTCTTTATCCTTATCGTATTTAAAAGTATCTGTTTCAAATAGACCTACACTCATTATTGTTTGTAATCCAACTTCACTATTTGTTGATCTCAATATTCTTGGTTCTTTTTTTATATTATTTATAAATTTTTCGACTTTCTTTAATTGTTCTTCGTTGACTAAATCACATTTATTTAGGAGAAGGATGTCTCCGTATAAAATCTGAGCATAGGCGACACTCGTATTATTAATTTCAAAATCAAAATTTTCTCCATCAATAACAGTGATAATTGAATCTAATCTTACTTTTTCTCGAAGATCTCCAGCTGCAAAAGTCATGGCTACTGGTAGCGGATCTGCTAGCCCAGTAGTCTCAACAATCAAATAGTCTATTTTTTCAGATCTTTCTAAAACTTTGGATACAGTATTTAATAATTCACCATTAATTGAGCAACATATACAGCCATTATTTAATTCGATCATATCTTCTGAGCCTTCTATTATTAAGTCATTATCTATTCCTATCTCTCCAAATTCATTAACCAAAACAGCTGTTTTAAGACCAACTTGATTTTTTAAAATATGATTTAAAAGTGTAGTTTTGCCAGAACCTAAAAATCCACTAATAATCGTAACAGGTAATAACTTTTTAGACATTTTGACGAATTTTTTTTAATTAATAAATTTAAATTTTTAATTTTATTGATCGAAAACTTTATTTATTTCTAAAGCTAATGTTTGATCGAGATTTGTTAAGCCACCCAAATCATGTGTACTTAACCTAATTATTACTTTTGAATAAACGTTTTCCCAGGCAGGATGATGGTTATATTTTTCGCAGATTAAAGCGATTTTAGTCATAAATGAGAAGGCTTCAATAAAATTTGAAAATTTAAATTCTTTTTGAATTTGTCCATCGTTAATTTCCCAGCCGGGTATTTTGACAACTAATTCCTTCAATTCTTCATCTTGCAATAGGTAAGGTTCCATTAGATGTTTGGTATTAGTTTTAATTAATTACATTATAAATATTTTGTCTTTTCTCACCAATTATATGTACATTTAATATCCTTTTTTTTTGATCAAATCTATGTTCCCATAAATATATTGCTTGCCATGTACCAAGCATAATATTGCCATCCTGAAAACTTAGAGATAAACAAGTATTGGTTAAGGATGTTTTTATATGTGCAGGCATATCGTCAGCTCCTTCTTGATAATGTTTATAAGAAATTTCTTCTCTATTTTTTGATAATGTTAAGTAGGAATTATATGGGACTATGGATTGCATATATTTTTTTAAGTCTTTTAGAACGTTTGGATCAGCATTCTCATTAATAGTTAAGCTGCAACTGGTATGAAGTGAAGTTAAATTTAAAATTCCTGAATCAAAATTATTTTTTTCTATAAATAAATTTAATTCATTTGTTATGTCAATAAAACCCTCACCATGAGTAATAAATTCTAATTTTGAAAATATTTGTTCCATATAAGTTAAAACTAAATTAATTAATATTCTATTATGGATAAACAATGTACGTTTTATTCAAACATCAAAATTTTTATCTTAAAATGAATTTAATTTATATATAAATTTTTGGCTGAAATTCAATGGAATAAGCTAGGAGCTTATCTTAAAGAAACTCAAATATTAGGTTCAATCCAAAATACACTTTATTGGGATCAGAATACCACGATGCCAAAGAAAGGAGCTTCTTGGAGATCTGAACAACTTACCTATATTGCAAAAATCTTGCATAGAAGAAATTCTTCTGAAGAATTATCTAATTTAATACAATCTGCTAAAAATGAATTATTAGATAATGAAAATTCTGATGATCAAGCCTTTATTAAAGCTAAAAAAAGAAACATTAATCTTTTAATAAAGGAATTTAATAAAGCGAAAAATTTAGATCCTAAGTTAGTTGAGGCTTTAGCAAAGGCAAAATCTGAAGGATATGAAAGTTGGCAAGAAGCTAAGAAAAAATCAGATTTTAAAGTTTTTCTCCCATTCTTTGAAGAACTAGTCAAATTACGAATTGAAGAGGCAAAACAAATATCAGATCAATATTCACCATGGGAAACTCTAGCCCAACCCTTTGAGCCTGAATTAACTTTAAAGTGGTTGAATAAAATGTTTCAGCCTTTGAAAGACACTCTCCCAGAGTTGATTAGAGGAATTAATAGATCTAAGAAATTTCACTGGGATTTAAGTCCAGAATCTCAACATAATTTATGTTCTAAATTACTTGATGAGTTTGGGAGAGATAAAGATCTAGTTGTTGTTGGTAAATCTCCCCACCCTTTTTCGATTACATTAGGGCCTAATGATTATAGGATTACGTCAAGAATTGTTGAAGGTGAACCATTATCAAGTTTTTTAGCAACTGCACATGAATGGGGACATTCGATTTATGAGCAAGGTCTGCCATCACAAAGTCATCAATGGTTTGCTTGGCCTTTAGGTCAAGCAACTTCTATGGGTATACATGAAAGTCAATCATTATTTTGGGAAAATAGAATAGTTAAATCCAAATCTTTTTCGAAAAGATTTTTTAAAAAATTTGTTTCAGCTGGATGTACATTAAATAATTATTTTGAACTCTGGAAATCTATTAATCATTTGGAAGCAGGATTAAATAGGGTTGAGGCAGATGAATTGACCTATGGATTACACATTCTAATTAGAACCGAACTTGAAATAGATTTAATTGAGAGGGGCTTACCTG encodes the following:
- the larC gene encoding nickel pincer cofactor biosynthesis protein LarC translates to MEDVLIECSPGISGDMLLGAFYDLGVPKKVIEQPLIDLGLKDLYQLEFKESKSCSIRGVKAKVENIDGSTIKRNWRSIKELILNGHLEDKLKKLIYEVFESLAIAEGKVHGIKSEDVHFHEIGAIDSLVDIIGVCAALKYLNPKKVYCNEPMLGKGFVQTEHGKLSVPPPAVIELVRQKNIKVLSNRDSIEGELSTPTGIALIANLVDSLEVPSKYSINSYGVGIGNLKFPFPNLVRVYKVTSFEVSSFNEQINPKCEDISVQEAWIDDQTPEDISNFVEKLRIEGAYDVSYQAINMKKNRIGFSIQAILPIEKKEFFRRLWFDYSNTIGVRERTQSRWILLRRRGECSTTFGNIKVKQTLKPDGSITLKPENDEVLRLKLKHKISTYEIRKIIKESSKNFKAFENWK
- a CDS encoding lysylphosphatidylglycerol synthase domain-containing protein; this translates as MRFNKSNQTYWKFLKKINFGGLKSIFFILSLLYFCIYFFYNIDQISFVINLEKNGIDFFLSFLCCVLSVYLNACAWKYIVKWFGKEFKSNNLVSFYVLTNILKYVPGGVWHFVERFNFIKKISNPQIALYSTLIEPYFMLSASFLLATMGLIYSPLYFFLIFPLVFLNRKLIYLVLKRIGSLKGKLFKVLRLPNSKDQFEERINIISFFPTRALLLEIGFVLSKFFGFYICLNTFYTSNTLNSIFLLVIFSLSWSLGLVVPTAPGGVGVFEACLLFLVGKSIPQNIILITLIYFRIISTSADLLLSFPFLIRKLSKRI
- a CDS encoding ABC transporter permease is translated as MKILIKGFKKAVTELKLFYFTSFIFALLVIIPISNFLLEGVQYVLSGNFSLGIAGGEEVLETLKVLVLTSLFGGGLGTLNGWLLSNCDFKFRKVLRICQLIPLAAPAYLITAILQDLGSIFGYQVTGLWWGVLILSISTYPYVFILANESFNKFGVNQINASRGLGVGPWWSFFKIAFPMALPALITGISLMCMEIMNELGTFALLNIPSISTGIAENWIIEGNPKSAIGLSLVALIIIFTLIIFEKFSRRKSKRWSENPASKDSQGWELKRTRALLAITISLFPPIFSFGIPCLWVLLNIDQIEKGLSAELFTLSFRTISLGFFTALITMLFSLIISLARRPNKSFLLGLITNIAGIGYAIPGTVLALSLISIASSKFNFIAICLLIWGYLVRFLTISKGSIDSSLERISPSLDEAALGLGEDWLGIIKRIHLPLLQGPIFVGSLLVFVDTIKELPITFILRPFDFDTLSVRIYQYAGDERMVEAILPAILIMTLGLIASITLIPSLEKKN
- a CDS encoding CobW family GTP-binding protein, whose protein sequence is MSKKLLPVTIISGFLGSGKTTLLNHILKNQVGLKTAVLVNEFGEIGIDNDLIIEGSEDMIELNNGCICCSINGELLNTVSKVLERSEKIDYLIVETTGLADPLPVAMTFAAGDLREKVRLDSIITVIDGENFDFEINNTSVAYAQILYGDILLLNKCDLVNEEQLKKVEKFINNIKKEPRILRSTNSEVGLQTIMSVGLFETDTFKYDKDKEDVKDNLHDHSSHSHDHSSHSHDHSSHSHNHSSHSHDHSSHSHDHSSHSHDLVNNIEGFTSVSYETFEPFSLRKFQYFLDNQISQNVFRAKGILWFMESERKHIFHLSGKRFSLDDEEWTKEKSNKIVLIGKNLDHQTIKNQLSSCRFSTD
- a CDS encoding 4a-hydroxytetrahydrobiopterin dehydratase produces the protein MEPYLLQDEELKELVVKIPGWEINDGQIQKEFKFSNFIEAFSFMTKIALICEKYNHHPAWENVYSKVIIRLSTHDLGGLTNLDQTLALEINKVFDQ
- a CDS encoding secondary thiamine-phosphate synthase enzyme YjbQ — protein: MEQIFSKLEFITHGEGFIDITNELNLFIEKNNFDSGILNLTSLHTSCSLTINENADPNVLKDLKKYMQSIVPYNSYLTLSKNREEISYKHYQEGADDMPAHIKTSLTNTCLSLSFQDGNIMLGTWQAIYLWEHRFDQKKRILNVHIIGEKRQNIYNVIN
- a CDS encoding carboxypeptidase M32, which codes for MAEIQWNKLGAYLKETQILGSIQNTLYWDQNTTMPKKGASWRSEQLTYIAKILHRRNSSEELSNLIQSAKNELLDNENSDDQAFIKAKKRNINLLIKEFNKAKNLDPKLVEALAKAKSEGYESWQEAKKKSDFKVFLPFFEELVKLRIEEAKQISDQYSPWETLAQPFEPELTLKWLNKMFQPLKDTLPELIRGINRSKKFHWDLSPESQHNLCSKLLDEFGRDKDLVVVGKSPHPFSITLGPNDYRITSRIVEGEPLSSFLATAHEWGHSIYEQGLPSQSHQWFAWPLGQATSMGIHESQSLFWENRIVKSKSFSKRFFKKFVSAGCTLNNYFELWKSINHLEAGLNRVEADELTYGLHILIRTELEIDLIERGLPAKDIPEEWNKRYGELLGIKPSNDSEGCLQDVHWSEGAFGYFPSYLLGHLISAQISSQMERDIGLIDDLIQNGEYHKIIFWLRNNVHKYGRSVNSMELIRTVTDKELSPKYFISHLRSKINDF